Below is a window of Bacteroidales bacterium DNA.
GAATTGCGTTAAGTTGACGCATATGGGCGGCGGCACGCCGCAGCGTAGTAGCGACAATATAGGTTTTCGCCTTGCCAAGACAAATTAGTTTTTGGTTTTTTTACCTTTTGGTAAAATTTTTTATTTTTAATTCAGAAAAAACAGAAATGCTTGTTCATTTATTTGAGCAGGCATTTTTTTGTTCAAGAAATCTGGCAGATTTAAAGTAAAGAAAAAAAAAGTAATTTTTTTACCCATCCAATCCCTCCCTTAAAAAAAGGAGGGAGCAGGAAATTACAAATTTGAAAAATTAAGCAGTAACAAATAATCAAAGCATTCTCACCTGTTTTCAGGGGAGATGCCGATAGGCAGAGGGGTAAAAAAACAAAACGAATAAAAAAAGAAACTAAGTTCCATTAGTAAACGCAATTTTTTGCGATAGAAATAGGTAAAAATATTTTACTTTTGTAAAATTATCGGAAAATTGGGATTTAACGAAATTTGATTATGTCGGAACAAGAAAATGAGAATATCATACATTCAAAAAACCTTATTGAGTTTGTAACTATTGCTATAGAGTTTTGTTACTTTGTTGAAAATATCAGGGATTATGATAAAACTGAGTTTATTGATAAATCTATAAAACTACTTCCTTTGTTGTACCTGAAAGCAGCTTTGTTGCCGGAAGTAGAAATACACTCCCATGACCTTGTTGAAAAATTTGTAACCGAAGAAGAATGGGAAACTATTTCAAATGATGTTTCTTTTCTTATGGGCGAAAATAATATATATAATGAAATATATGAACCACTCGAAAAAGAAAATGATATTGTCAATTCAAGTATATCAGAAAATTTTGCAGATATTTACCAGGATGTAAAAGATTTTATTTGTCTTTATAATATAGG
It encodes the following:
- a CDS encoding DUF5063 domain-containing protein; protein product: MSEQENENIIHSKNLIEFVTIAIEFCYFVENIRDYDKTEFIDKSIKLLPLLYLKAALLPEVEIHSHDLVEKFVTEEEWETISNDVSFLMGENNIYNEIYEPLEKENDIVNSSISENFADIYQDVKDFICLYNIGTEDIIIDAIRECNSTFKQYWGQRLVNLLRILHTLYCNNTN